Proteins encoded in a region of the Leopardus geoffroyi isolate Oge1 chromosome E2, O.geoffroyi_Oge1_pat1.0, whole genome shotgun sequence genome:
- the PGLYRP1 gene encoding peptidoglycan recognition protein 1 — MSRRCALLTWALLALLGLGLGAPGEEAPGSCCPIVPRREWKAPASKCGEKLQHPVRYVVVSHTAGSHCDSPASCLKQVQNLHSYHSRTLNWCDVGYNFLIGEDGLVYEGRGWDIKGDHTGVTWNPMSIGISFMGNYMERSPPPRALRAAQSLLACGVAQGALSPTYEVKGHRDVQRTLSPGDQLYEIIRTWPHYHE; from the exons ATGTCCCGCCGCTGCGCGCTGCTCACCTGGGCCCTCCTCGCTCTCCTCGGCCTcggcctcggggcgcctggagAAGAAGCCCCAGGCTCCTGCTGCCCCATAGTGCCCCGGAGGGAATGGAAGGCCCCGGCGTCCAAGTGCGGGGAGAAGCTACAACACCCCGTGCGCTACGTGGTGGTGTCGCACACCGCGGGCAGCCACTGCGACAGCCCGGCCTCGTGCCTGAAGCAGGTGCAGAACCTGCATAGCTACCATTCGAGGACGCTGAACTGGTGTGACGTGGGCTACAA CTTCCTGATTGGAGAAGATGGGCTCGTGTATGAGGGCCGGGGCTGGGACATCAAGGGCGACCACACGGGTGTCACCTGGAACCCCATGTCCATTGGCATCTCCTTCATGGGTAACTATATGG agcggtcacccccaccccgggccctcAGGGCCGCCCAGAGTCTGCTGGCTTGCGGTGTGGCTCAGGGAGCCCTGAGCCCCACATACGAGGTCAAAGGACACCGGGATGTGCAGCGGACGCTCTCTCCAGGGGACCAACTCTATGAAATCATCCGGACTTGGCCGCACTACCATGAGTGA